In Moorella sp. Hama-1, a single genomic region encodes these proteins:
- a CDS encoding Mini-ribonuclease 3, giving the protein MDPAADLSPLVLAYVGDAVYELLVRTYLVRRGPARPEQLHREAMKYVRATAQARLVPALEEYLTPAERDVLRRGRNARPGHLPRTAAPAEYHSSTALESLLGYLYLQGNETRLAEIASLLFTLAGKEEKTNHAN; this is encoded by the coding sequence GTGGATCCTGCTGCTGATCTCTCACCCCTGGTCCTGGCCTATGTAGGGGACGCTGTTTACGAGTTACTGGTCCGGACTTATCTGGTCCGCCGGGGACCGGCCCGGCCGGAGCAACTGCACCGGGAGGCTATGAAATACGTGCGGGCCACGGCCCAGGCCCGGCTGGTCCCAGCCCTGGAGGAGTATTTAACGCCCGCCGAAAGGGACGTCCTGCGCCGGGGTCGTAATGCCCGGCCGGGGCACCTGCCCCGCACCGCAGCACCGGCGGAGTATCACTCCAGTACCGCTCTGGAAAGCCTCCTGGGTTATCTCTACCTCCAGGGCAATGAGACCCGGCTGGCGGAGATTGCCAGCCTGCTTTTTACCCTGGCAGGGAAGGAGGAGAAGACGAATCATGCTAATTGA
- the thyX gene encoding FAD-dependent thymidylate synthase: protein MLIEQPRVLVPERALDAGLLARLERYARVCYKSENKIKGGSAASFLKSILARGHESVIEHEKITALIIADRGISHEIVRHRIGSYSQESTRYCNYSKDSFGSQITVIEPFFFTGRAYEAWREACLAAEKGYLALLQTNSPQEARSVLPTSLKTELVVTYNLREWRHFFRLRCASTAHPQMRQIAIPLLLLFKEKLPVLFNDINFDQTFPREHYARVIITDDLFRCQEVDC from the coding sequence ATGCTAATTGAGCAACCCAGGGTCCTGGTACCGGAAAGGGCCCTGGACGCCGGCTTGCTGGCCAGGTTGGAACGTTACGCCCGGGTTTGCTACAAATCCGAGAATAAAATAAAGGGCGGTTCGGCGGCTTCCTTTTTAAAGTCGATCCTGGCCCGGGGGCACGAATCGGTTATTGAGCATGAGAAGATCACGGCCTTGATTATTGCCGACCGGGGTATATCCCACGAGATTGTCCGGCACCGTATCGGCTCCTACAGCCAGGAATCAACCAGGTACTGTAACTACAGCAAAGACAGCTTCGGCAGCCAGATAACGGTCATTGAACCCTTTTTCTTTACCGGCAGGGCCTATGAGGCCTGGCGGGAGGCCTGCCTGGCCGCCGAGAAAGGCTACCTGGCCTTATTGCAGACCAACTCCCCCCAGGAGGCGCGTTCCGTCCTGCCTACCTCCCTCAAAACCGAGCTGGTAGTTACCTATAATTTACGGGAATGGCGCCACTTTTTCCGCCTGCGTTGTGCCAGCACCGCCCATCCCCAGATGCGGCAGATAGCCATACCCCTTCTCCTGCTCTTCAAGGAAAAGTTACCAGTACTGTTCAACGATATCAATTTTGATCAAACCTTTCCCAGGGAACACTACGCCCGGGTGATCATCACCGATGATCTCTTTCGCTGCCAGGAGGTAGACTGTTGA
- a CDS encoding NYN domain-containing protein: MPDVLIVDGYNLLYNWPELARLKEASFDHARDKLIRELSNYQAYWGGRVIIVFDAHKVPGATEKRERVGEVEVIYSREGETADAVIEKLVGNINIKGQVYVATSDQAEQRIILGKGALRIPVRELRVYVEQARQEMNRVGQDDAPTGRLDTRIHQAARQILERWRRR, translated from the coding sequence GTGCCTGACGTGCTGATCGTGGACGGCTACAATTTGCTCTATAACTGGCCGGAATTAGCCCGCTTAAAGGAGGCAAGTTTTGACCACGCCCGCGATAAACTAATAAGAGAGCTAAGCAATTATCAGGCCTACTGGGGCGGGCGCGTCATCATCGTCTTTGACGCCCATAAAGTCCCCGGGGCCACAGAAAAGAGGGAACGGGTAGGGGAAGTGGAGGTAATTTACAGCCGCGAGGGAGAAACAGCCGATGCGGTCATTGAAAAGTTGGTAGGTAATATAAATATTAAGGGGCAGGTCTACGTCGCCACTTCCGATCAGGCCGAACAACGGATAATCCTGGGAAAAGGGGCCCTGCGTATACCGGTCCGCGAATTAAGGGTTTATGTGGAACAGGCCCGGCAGGAAATGAATCGGGTTGGTCAGGATGATGCCCCAACAGGACGACTGGATACGCGGATTCACCAGGCAGCACGTCAGATCCTGGAAAGGTGGCGCCGGCGCTAA
- the rlmB gene encoding 23S rRNA (guanosine(2251)-2'-O)-methyltransferase RlmB: MTEVLAGRNQVREALRAGRPLNKLLLAPHLEGRIIADIINLAREQGIPLQRVNRDVLDKMAGPHHQGVVALTAAAVYAELEDLLARAREEGEPPFLVMLDGVEDPHNLGAILRSAEAAGVHGVIIPRRRGVGLTAAVARTAAGAQEYVPVARVTNLGLTLADLKGQGIWAVGAAGDAPQEAFAADFTLPLVLVLGSEGRGLSHLVRSRCDLTVRLPMRGRINSLNVASAATVLMYEVLRQRGRVRP; this comes from the coding sequence ATGACTGAAGTCCTGGCCGGCCGGAACCAGGTCCGGGAAGCCCTCCGGGCCGGCCGTCCTTTGAATAAGCTTCTCCTGGCCCCCCACCTGGAGGGCCGGATCATAGCCGACATTATCAACCTGGCCCGAGAGCAGGGGATACCCCTGCAGCGGGTAAACAGGGACGTCCTGGATAAAATGGCCGGCCCCCATCATCAGGGGGTCGTAGCCCTGACTGCGGCTGCAGTCTACGCTGAACTGGAGGATCTCCTGGCCCGGGCCCGGGAAGAGGGGGAGCCCCCTTTTTTAGTTATGCTCGACGGGGTGGAGGACCCCCACAACCTGGGGGCTATTCTCCGTTCGGCCGAGGCCGCCGGCGTCCATGGGGTCATTATCCCCCGGCGGCGGGGGGTAGGGTTAACGGCTGCCGTAGCCCGGACGGCGGCAGGAGCCCAGGAATACGTCCCGGTGGCCCGGGTGACCAACCTGGGCCTGACCTTGGCAGATCTTAAAGGCCAGGGTATCTGGGCCGTCGGCGCTGCCGGCGACGCCCCGCAAGAGGCCTTTGCCGCTGATTTTACCCTGCCCCTGGTCCTGGTTTTAGGCAGTGAAGGCCGGGGCCTCTCCCATCTGGTACGTTCCCGCTGCGATTTAACGGTGCGCCTGCCCATGCGCGGCCGGATTAACTCCCTTAACGTAGCCTCGGCAGCTACCGTCCTGATGTACGAAGTGTTGCGCCAGCGCGGCCGGGTCCGGCCTTAG